One SAR86 cluster bacterium genomic window carries:
- a CDS encoding ABC transporter substrate-binding protein has protein sequence MIRLFLTKIFIIFSISSPIASDDNENAFNFINENAVYFLTIIKTEGSKYDEKPDEFKEKLKNIWEPMVDVSLVSRLILSKAYRTATEEQILLFQTRTKKLLLDTYITALLEFEDYELETSRKIKENKNKTLEVEINFFSASDSFKAKFTLYKNKQGELKIINIIIDGINLGLTFRNQFQDNLKNENYDLDKAIETWKPLYID, from the coding sequence ATGATACGACTTTTTTTAACAAAAATATTTATCATTTTTTCTATATCTTCACCTATAGCATCAGACGATAACGAAAATGCATTTAATTTTATTAATGAGAATGCAGTTTATTTTTTGACAATTATTAAGACTGAAGGTTCAAAATATGATGAAAAACCTGATGAATTTAAAGAAAAATTAAAAAATATATGGGAGCCTATGGTTGACGTTAGTCTTGTATCAAGGCTTATTTTAAGTAAAGCGTATAGGACTGCAACTGAAGAACAAATTTTACTTTTTCAAACTAGAACAAAAAAACTCTTACTTGATACCTATATTACAGCACTTCTAGAGTTTGAAGATTATGAGTTAGAGACAAGTAGAAAAATAAAAGAAAATAAAAATAAAACGCTTGAAGTAGAAATAAACTTTTTTTCTGCATCCGATTCTTTTAAAGCAAAATTTACTCTTTATAAAAATAAACAAGGTGAGTTGAAAATCATAAATATAATTATTGATGGAATAAATCTTGGACTTACTTTTAGAAATCAATTTCAAGATAATTTAAAAAATGAAAACTACGATTTAGACAAAGCTATTGAAACTTGGAAGCCTCTTTACATTGATTAA
- the murA gene encoding UDP-N-acetylglucosamine 1-carboxyvinyltransferase: MERLIIKGGNQLHGDVYCSGAKNAGLPIIAATILLEKTIEIENLPHLKDISTMLELLNSMGSEINFLESGGIEINSSNINLPEARYELVKTMRASVLVMGPLLAKYGKAKISQPGGCNIGTRPIDFHLKGLEMMGAKIESDKKFIYLKAQKLNPIDFTFPKVSVTGTENLMMAASLTLGKTVLRNCAKEPEVAELANFLNSCGARISGAGGSIIEIEGTELLNGQKWKILSDRIEAGTYLIAAAMTNGHVKVNNISPSTIKIIYQKLSDTGVKIKLEKNAVEADATTTDLQATDICTKPFPGFPTDMQAQFMALNSISHGSSIIEETVFENRFQHVIELRKMGANISLENNQAKIIGVPNLVGSVVKASDLRASASLVLAGLVGKNRTQIDDIFHIDRGYECIEEKLNKLGAEIIREPVI, encoded by the coding sequence ATGGAAAGATTAATAATTAAAGGAGGAAATCAGCTTCATGGAGATGTTTATTGTTCAGGAGCTAAAAATGCAGGTCTGCCCATAATTGCCGCCACAATTCTACTTGAAAAAACAATTGAAATTGAAAATCTACCACATCTTAAAGATATCTCTACCATGCTCGAATTGCTTAACTCCATGGGATCTGAAATTAATTTTCTTGAGAGTGGAGGTATAGAGATTAATTCTTCAAATATTAACTTACCGGAGGCTCGGTATGAGCTTGTTAAAACTATGAGAGCTTCGGTGCTTGTGATGGGACCTCTTTTGGCGAAGTATGGAAAAGCGAAAATTTCTCAGCCAGGAGGATGTAACATTGGAACAAGGCCAATCGATTTCCATTTAAAAGGGCTTGAAATGATGGGGGCTAAAATCGAGTCTGATAAAAAATTTATATATCTTAAAGCTCAAAAACTTAATCCAATTGACTTCACATTTCCAAAAGTTTCTGTAACAGGTACTGAAAATTTAATGATGGCAGCATCATTAACACTAGGTAAAACAGTATTGAGAAATTGTGCTAAAGAGCCTGAGGTTGCTGAATTAGCAAATTTTTTGAATTCTTGTGGAGCGAGAATCTCTGGTGCAGGAGGATCTATAATTGAAATAGAGGGAACTGAACTTCTTAATGGTCAAAAATGGAAAATTCTTTCAGATAGAATCGAGGCAGGAACTTATTTAATTGCAGCCGCGATGACTAATGGACATGTCAAAGTTAATAATATATCTCCTTCAACTATAAAAATTATCTACCAAAAACTTTCTGATACTGGAGTAAAGATTAAATTAGAAAAAAATGCAGTTGAGGCTGATGCAACAACAACTGACCTACAAGCAACAGATATTTGTACAAAACCTTTTCCAGGGTTTCCTACTGATATGCAAGCTCAATTCATGGCATTGAATTCAATATCACATGGCAGTTCAATTATTGAAGAAACAGTTTTTGAAAATAGATTTCAGCATGTAATCGAATTAAGGAAAATGGGAGCAAATATTAGCCTAGAAAACAATCAAGCAAAAATAATTGGAGTGCCGAACCTTGTAGGGTCAGTTGTAAAGGCATCAGATCTAAGAGCATCTGCTAGTTTAGTTTTAGCAGGATTAGTAGGCAAAAATCGCACTCAAATCGATGATATATTCCATATAGATAGGGGTTATGAATGCATTGAAGAAAAATTAAATAAATTAGGAGCTGAAATTATTAGGGAACCAGTAATCTAG
- a CDS encoding trypsin-like peptidase domain-containing protein — MRYFFLTILFLGLFVGVQIVLYQNYDSNKSEIDFNNISSSIVKLETTTTRSSKNFGSGIIISQDGYIVTAYHLLRGAYDISANILGDKYNANIVGFDEYSDIAVIKVNATGLKPMQIETKLDLKIGDRVYAIGNPFNVGISVSSGILSATGRNFGNPYLDILQTDASINKGNSGGALVNSKGRLVGINTSIATLSGGSDGVGFAIPSDKILSISEEIIKYGKVKRAWIGSLSFRPFIYTDKDNISQRALLVISNEQKNDDNGLINGDIIISIKDSEAIWSTLKASINSITPGDSLELEIIRDGKKQRVLIKTTEIPARLLVP, encoded by the coding sequence ATGAGATACTTTTTTTTGACTATTTTATTTCTGGGCCTTTTTGTAGGTGTTCAGATTGTACTTTATCAAAACTATGATTCTAATAAGTCTGAAATTGATTTTAATAATATATCTAGTTCAATTGTGAAGTTAGAAACAACCACGACAAGATCTTCAAAAAATTTTGGTTCTGGAATAATCATTTCACAAGATGGGTATATAGTTACTGCTTATCACTTATTGAGAGGTGCATATGATATATCAGCAAACATATTAGGTGATAAATACAATGCAAATATCGTAGGGTTCGACGAATACTCTGATATAGCTGTTATAAAGGTTAATGCAACTGGATTAAAACCAATGCAAATTGAAACTAAACTAGACTTGAAAATTGGCGATCGAGTATACGCAATTGGTAACCCATTCAATGTAGGAATATCAGTATCATCAGGTATCTTAAGTGCAACAGGTAGAAATTTTGGTAATCCTTATCTTGATATTCTTCAAACAGATGCTTCGATAAATAAAGGAAATTCTGGGGGTGCCCTGGTAAATTCAAAGGGAAGATTAGTAGGAATTAATACTTCGATTGCAACACTATCTGGTGGTTCAGATGGTGTAGGTTTTGCAATTCCATCTGATAAAATTTTGAGCATTTCTGAGGAAATAATTAAATATGGTAAGGTAAAAAGAGCATGGATTGGGAGTCTCTCTTTTAGACCTTTCATTTATACTGATAAAGATAATATCTCACAGAGAGCCTTACTTGTTATTTCAAACGAACAAAAGAATGATGATAATGGTCTCATTAATGGAGATATTATTATTTCAATTAAAGACTCTGAGGCTATTTGGTCAACGCTTAAAGCATCAATAAATAGCATTACTCCTGGTGATTCTCTTGAGCTCGAAATAATAAGAGATGGAAAAAAGCAAAGAGTTTTAATTAAAACAACTGAAATACCTGCTAGATTACTGGTTCCCTAA
- the rplM gene encoding 50S ribosomal protein L13: protein MKTSSLTTKDIVQKWYLIDCSGKKLGRLSVQIANILRGKNKPEYTPNSDVGDFVVLINAERVEISGNKSKDKIYFKHTGYPGNLKEINFQDLLNKDPEKVLRNAVKGMLPKNRLNRKIINKLKVYSGENHPHEAQNPEVIN, encoded by the coding sequence ATGAAAACTTCTTCTTTAACTACAAAAGATATCGTACAAAAATGGTATCTAATTGACTGCTCAGGTAAAAAACTGGGACGTTTGTCTGTGCAAATTGCAAATATATTGAGAGGAAAAAATAAGCCTGAATATACACCTAACTCTGATGTTGGTGATTTCGTTGTTTTAATAAATGCTGAAAGGGTTGAAATAAGTGGAAATAAATCAAAAGACAAAATTTATTTTAAGCATACTGGTTATCCTGGCAATCTAAAGGAAATTAACTTTCAAGATTTGTTGAATAAAGATCCTGAAAAAGTTTTGAGAAATGCTGTTAAGGGAATGTTGCCTAAAAATAGATTAAATAGAAAAATTATAAACAAACTCAAAGTCTATAGTGGAGAAAATCATCCTCATGAGGCTCAAAATCCAGAGGTAATTAATTAA
- the rpsI gene encoding 30S ribosomal protein S9 has product MSIFIGRRKEATAVVRLKKGKGVITVNKKSIDEYFGRDVAKMIVKQPLALAEVEKNFDIDVKVNGGGSFGQAGAIRLAISKALIEDNAELRGPMKKAGYLTRDSRVKERKKVGLKKARKSPQFSKR; this is encoded by the coding sequence ATGAGCATTTTTATTGGTAGAAGAAAAGAAGCAACAGCAGTTGTAAGGTTAAAAAAAGGAAAGGGAGTTATTACCGTTAATAAAAAATCAATAGATGAATATTTCGGTAGAGATGTTGCAAAAATGATAGTAAAACAACCCTTAGCTCTTGCAGAAGTTGAAAAAAACTTTGATATCGATGTAAAAGTGAATGGAGGTGGTTCTTTCGGGCAGGCGGGAGCAATTAGGCTAGCCATTTCAAAAGCTTTAATAGAGGATAATGCTGAGTTAAGAGGGCCTATGAAGAAAGCAGGTTACCTTACTCGAGATTCAAGAGTAAAGGAAAGGAAGAAAGTAGGCCTCAAAAAAGCAAGAAAAAGTCCACAATTTTCTAAAAGATAA
- the petA gene encoding ubiquinol-cytochrome c reductase iron-sulfur subunit, translating to MPKEKVNNTRRKALQITSSVVGAVTVAGFAVPFLSAWQPSERAKALGASVKYDLSKLEPGAMAVVEWRRTPIFIVHQTTEAIKNLPSLNQKVANPALEEGVSRTTNEKFSVVKGVCTHLSCAPKYHPEIEPKAWDEDWKGGFFCPCHGSKFDLAGRVYKNVPAPTNLEVPPHSFQGDTLIIGEA from the coding sequence ATTCCAAAAGAAAAGGTAAATAACACGAGGAGAAAAGCATTGCAGATAACTTCTTCAGTAGTTGGGGCAGTAACGGTGGCTGGGTTTGCAGTTCCTTTCCTCAGCGCATGGCAACCGAGCGAAAGAGCAAAAGCACTTGGAGCAAGTGTGAAATATGACTTATCAAAATTAGAACCTGGTGCAATGGCGGTTGTAGAATGGCGAAGAACTCCAATTTTTATCGTACACCAGACTACTGAAGCTATTAAAAATTTACCGTCTCTGAATCAAAAAGTTGCAAATCCTGCATTAGAGGAAGGAGTTTCAAGAACAACAAACGAGAAGTTCTCTGTTGTTAAAGGAGTTTGCACCCATTTGTCCTGTGCACCTAAATATCATCCAGAGATAGAGCCAAAAGCATGGGATGAAGATTGGAAAGGAGGTTTCTTTTGCCCTTGTCACGGTTCAAAATTTGATCTTGCTGGAAGGGTTTATAAAAATGTTCCTGCCCCTACAAACTTAGAAGTGCCCCCTCATTCTTTTCAGGGCGATACATTAATAATAGGAGAAGCATAA
- a CDS encoding cytochrome bc complex cytochrome b subunit, whose translation MASKNSLMSWIDRRLPVTENLERHLTKHPVPSKVNFFYLFGALLMVVFMIQVITGIWLMMFYTNTEEGAFASVEYIMRDVEYGWLMRYMHSTGASAFFFLMYFHMFRGLLYGSYQKPKELVWLFGCFLLFLLMAEGFLGYVLPWGQMSYWAANVILSLFGAIPFIGESLQVWIQGDYVLSGATLSRFFALHVVVVPLLMIALVVFHIFALHEVGAGNPEGVDIEKYRDKTGMPLDGKPFHPYKTFGALPAIGIFFIVFFAIVYYAPTGGGYFIEKPNFEEANFLKTPEHIAPVWYYAPFYSILRAVTFGIPFLGITSKFLGFIIFAASIAILFIVPWLDRSKVQSIRYKGIFSKIAMIMFATSFITLGYLGTKPVNEIRTLIAQICTIFYFLPFLLMPIYTKYEKTLEVPDRL comes from the coding sequence ATGGCGAGTAAAAATTCTTTAATGTCTTGGATAGATAGAAGACTTCCAGTTACAGAAAACCTTGAAAGACATCTAACTAAACATCCAGTTCCGAGTAAGGTGAATTTCTTTTATCTCTTCGGAGCATTGTTAATGGTTGTTTTTATGATTCAAGTAATAACAGGCATTTGGTTGATGATGTTTTATACCAATACAGAAGAAGGTGCATTTGCAAGTGTTGAGTACATCATGAGAGATGTGGAATATGGATGGCTTATGAGGTACATGCATAGCACTGGGGCTAGTGCATTTTTCTTTTTAATGTATTTCCATATGTTTAGAGGTCTACTTTATGGCTCATACCAAAAACCAAAAGAATTAGTATGGTTGTTTGGTTGCTTTTTGTTATTTTTACTAATGGCTGAAGGTTTCTTGGGATATGTTCTTCCATGGGGTCAAATGTCTTACTGGGCAGCAAATGTAATTCTTTCCCTTTTTGGTGCTATTCCCTTTATAGGTGAATCTTTACAAGTTTGGATTCAGGGTGATTATGTTTTATCTGGAGCAACATTGTCTAGGTTTTTTGCATTGCATGTAGTTGTAGTTCCACTACTAATGATAGCGTTAGTTGTTTTCCATATCTTTGCATTGCATGAAGTAGGCGCAGGAAATCCTGAGGGTGTTGATATAGAGAAATACAGAGACAAAACTGGAATGCCTTTGGATGGAAAACCATTCCATCCATATAAAACATTTGGAGCGCTTCCAGCAATTGGTATCTTTTTTATTGTGTTTTTTGCAATAGTTTATTACGCACCTACAGGTGGCGGATATTTCATAGAAAAACCAAACTTTGAAGAGGCTAATTTCCTTAAAACTCCTGAGCATATTGCACCTGTCTGGTACTATGCCCCTTTTTATTCGATTCTTAGAGCTGTAACATTTGGTATTCCCTTTTTAGGTATTACTAGTAAGTTTTTAGGATTTATAATTTTTGCTGCAAGCATTGCAATTTTATTCATTGTTCCTTGGTTAGATCGATCTAAAGTTCAAAGCATCAGATACAAAGGTATCTTTAGCAAAATTGCGATGATTATGTTTGCAACTTCTTTCATTACCTTGGGATATCTTGGGACAAAACCAGTTAATGAGATTAGAACTTTAATCGCGCAAATTTGTACTATTTTTTATTTCTTGCCATTTTTGCTAATGCCAATTTATACCAAGTATGAAAAAACTCTTGAGGTTCCAGATAGACTGTGA
- a CDS encoding cytochrome c1, which translates to MKKLIFLAFFISLFSYSAGENKCGELEKCFSFNSSVHDRDSLQRGLGIYKNYCSSCHTLRYLRWNRLQRDLDIPETVLIDDLISNENVKTSDFVTFGLPEISPIGAPDLTLRTRVRGDDWIYTYLQTFYQDTSQATGSNNLVYPGTAMAHVLIGLQGTQELDSNGKLKQLSKGALEPEEFDSAMEDLVNFLAYASEPARIERERNGIYVILFFVVFTAVMWLLYREYK; encoded by the coding sequence GTGAAAAAGTTAATTTTTCTAGCTTTTTTTATTTCACTTTTTAGCTATTCAGCTGGAGAAAATAAATGTGGTGAACTTGAAAAGTGCTTTTCTTTCAATTCATCTGTTCATGACAGGGACTCCCTTCAAAGAGGGTTGGGCATATATAAAAACTATTGTTCAAGCTGCCATACTCTCAGATATTTAAGATGGAACAGGCTTCAAAGAGATTTAGATATACCTGAAACAGTATTAATTGATGATTTGATTTCAAATGAAAACGTCAAGACTTCAGATTTTGTTACCTTTGGACTTCCTGAGATTTCTCCAATTGGAGCTCCTGACTTGACTCTTCGAACAAGAGTTCGTGGAGATGATTGGATTTATACTTATTTACAAACATTTTATCAAGACACATCCCAAGCAACAGGTTCAAATAACTTAGTTTATCCAGGAACAGCAATGGCACATGTTCTAATTGGGCTACAAGGGACACAAGAGCTTGACAGCAATGGTAAACTTAAACAGTTAAGTAAAGGAGCACTAGAACCAGAAGAGTTTGATTCTGCAATGGAAGATCTTGTTAATTTCTTAGCTTATGCTTCAGAACCAGCAAGGATTGAAAGAGAGAGAAACGGAATATATGTAATTTTGTTTTTTGTTGTTTTCACTGCGGTAATGTGGCTCTTATACAGAGAATATAAATGA
- a CDS encoding glutathione S-transferase N-terminal domain-containing protein, translated as MIFYSEEKGHFSHMVRIVLAEKDISCEIKEFDPDAKLPEELATLSPYNKLPVIVDREVTIYEPRIILEYLDERFPHPPLLPIYPNEKAECKLLIQRIENDWLPIIDKMMAPNVSQKEFDANKKQLATLLSGIVLILKEKPYFMSDEFTLVDCYMSAILYRLPYLGVTVPKSKNFESIKKYQDKLFSRPSFDLSLTDTERDLKYSFS; from the coding sequence ATGATTTTTTATTCAGAAGAGAAAGGACATTTTAGTCATATGGTAAGGATAGTCCTTGCAGAAAAAGATATTTCTTGCGAGATAAAAGAGTTTGATCCTGATGCAAAATTACCTGAAGAATTAGCTACATTATCTCCATATAATAAATTGCCAGTAATTGTTGATAGAGAAGTAACAATTTATGAACCAAGAATTATTTTAGAATATCTCGATGAAAGGTTTCCTCATCCACCATTACTACCAATCTATCCTAACGAAAAAGCTGAATGTAAGCTTTTGATACAAAGAATCGAAAACGATTGGCTGCCCATAATTGATAAAATGATGGCACCAAATGTTTCACAAAAAGAATTCGATGCAAACAAAAAACAACTTGCTACACTCTTATCTGGCATTGTGCTTATATTGAAAGAGAAACCATACTTTATGAGCGATGAATTTACACTTGTTGATTGTTATATGTCTGCAATTTTATATCGACTACCATATTTAGGTGTGACTGTTCCAAAGAGTAAAAATTTTGAAAGTATTAAAAAATATCAGGATAAGCTTTTTTCACGCCCAAGCTTCGATCTTTCTTTAACAGATACAGAAAGAGACTTAAAATACTCCTTTAGTTAA
- the rsmI gene encoding 16S rRNA (cytidine(1402)-2'-O)-methyltransferase → MNFYIIPTPIGNLNDLTVRAKKTIKNLDILIVESKQKSRILLEKINVKDKKILIYNDSSDANNRKGILDILKAGKVCGLISDAGTPLLSDPGYKLIKYLINNHVNVVPLPGATSITTGLIASGLPTDKFQFLGFFPKTKKDKGNFYSELNRKNITSIFFESSHRILQTLEDIFLIYPTSELVVAKELTKIHEKFLRGAPEKILNEFKLDKNLSSGEFVILFYKENISEDFSKADLLFSLLKNKLPLKEIAKLSEKLFKNNKNKTYKRYLSFSKKS, encoded by the coding sequence ATGAACTTTTACATTATACCCACTCCAATTGGCAACCTTAATGATTTAACTGTTAGAGCAAAAAAAACTATTAAAAATTTAGATATTTTAATAGTTGAGAGTAAACAAAAATCAAGAATACTTCTGGAAAAAATCAATGTAAAAGATAAGAAAATCTTAATATATAACGATAGTTCAGACGCAAATAATAGAAAAGGAATTTTAGATATTCTAAAAGCAGGAAAGGTTTGTGGATTAATTTCTGATGCAGGAACTCCATTACTTTCTGATCCTGGCTATAAGTTAATAAAGTATTTAATTAATAATCATGTCAATGTAGTACCTCTCCCTGGAGCTACCTCTATAACAACTGGGTTAATAGCTAGCGGACTTCCTACAGATAAATTTCAATTTTTAGGGTTTTTCCCTAAAACAAAAAAAGATAAGGGAAATTTTTATAGTGAACTAAACAGAAAAAATATAACTTCAATCTTTTTTGAATCCTCACATAGAATTCTGCAAACACTTGAGGATATTTTTTTAATTTATCCAACCTCTGAATTAGTAGTTGCAAAAGAATTAACAAAAATACATGAAAAATTTCTTAGAGGTGCTCCAGAAAAAATACTTAATGAATTTAAATTAGATAAAAATCTGAGTTCAGGTGAATTTGTGATCTTATTTTATAAGGAAAATATTTCTGAAGATTTTTCAAAAGCAGATTTGTTGTTCAGTTTGCTAAAAAATAAACTGCCCTTAAAAGAAATTGCTAAATTATCTGAAAAGTTATTTAAAAATAATAAAAATAAAACCTATAAAAGATATTTGTCTTTTTCTAAAAAGAGTTGA
- a CDS encoding cell division FtsZ family protein, whose product MSTWKILDEDFDKAKIMALGVGGCGGNIISNIADSGVNGIELVSLNTDSQEQNIIHKSKKIKIGEGHGAGNNPDTANKIAQDSEDIIRKIFDEKPEVLFLTAGMGGGTGTGATPVVARIAKELEILTIALVTTPFESEGGRKTDQALQGIDTLINYVDCLIEIPNQKIYEISKEKIGNTSAAYKLLNDEIKKIIKEISSMLLQPNKKNIDFSDLKSVIKGNGYAIVGLGESSGQNRTKNAIDKALTNPFFNQRDIRNAKGVIFFMKGSNDFSFSEFEEGRNAAKNLSEENAQFINGFSTDEMMGENVSVMFIATGLRRRRGSYIDQKVHIAIDNIGKLEEDAGEFVNIDGMSKIDIKKFLRGAKD is encoded by the coding sequence ATGTCTACTTGGAAGATTCTAGATGAAGATTTTGATAAAGCTAAGATAATGGCTTTAGGTGTTGGAGGATGTGGAGGAAATATTATTAGCAATATAGCTGATTCAGGCGTTAATGGAATTGAACTCGTATCGTTAAACACTGATAGCCAAGAACAAAACATTATTCATAAATCTAAAAAAATAAAGATTGGCGAAGGTCATGGGGCTGGGAATAACCCTGATACTGCAAATAAAATTGCCCAAGATTCAGAAGATATAATAAGAAAAATATTTGATGAAAAGCCTGAAGTATTGTTCCTCACAGCTGGAATGGGAGGAGGAACAGGTACAGGCGCAACACCAGTAGTTGCAAGAATAGCTAAAGAATTAGAAATTCTGACTATTGCACTGGTTACTACACCCTTTGAAAGTGAGGGAGGGAGAAAAACAGATCAAGCCCTACAAGGCATTGATACATTAATCAATTATGTTGATTGTTTAATTGAAATTCCAAATCAAAAAATTTATGAGATAAGTAAAGAGAAAATAGGGAATACATCGGCAGCATACAAATTACTAAATGATGAAATTAAAAAGATTATTAAAGAAATTAGCAGCATGCTTCTTCAGCCAAATAAAAAAAATATAGATTTCTCTGATCTTAAGTCTGTAATTAAAGGTAATGGTTATGCCATAGTTGGTCTTGGAGAATCTTCTGGACAAAACAGAACAAAAAACGCAATCGATAAAGCATTAACAAACCCTTTTTTTAATCAAAGAGATATTCGTAATGCAAAAGGGGTAATATTTTTTATGAAAGGAAGTAATGATTTTTCCTTCAGTGAATTTGAGGAAGGAAGGAATGCTGCAAAAAATCTTTCTGAAGAAAATGCCCAATTTATCAATGGATTTTCAACAGATGAAATGATGGGAGAAAATGTTTCAGTTATGTTTATTGCAACAGGACTACGAAGAAGAAGAGGAAGTTACATAGATCAAAAAGTTCATATAGCAATTGATAACATTGGAAAGCTTGAAGAGGATGCTGGCGAATTTGTAAATATTGATGGCATGTCAAAAATTGATATTAAAAAATTTTTGAGAGGAGCCAAAGATTAA
- the rsmH gene encoding 16S rRNA (cytosine(1402)-N(4))-methyltransferase RsmH: MKALSVKKSGNYVDCTFGRGGHSKKILSLLSTGKLTSFDLDHESEKSAAEIKNSNFNFFRANFSEVSSFFQNSSLDGAIIDCGVSSPQIDQPERGFSFQKDGPLDMRFGDSTSKTCYDIINFYSEKNLAKIFKQFGEEKQSKKIAKAICVQREKKKFETTMQLAIFIKEIKTIKEKKNPATKVFQALRMEVNSEIDNLHKCLISLKKLMKKGGKIIVISFHSIEDRLVKNLFKHKEKIHEKSIPIKNDSLPEFKVSKLIVPSDQEVEMNVRSRSARMRIITKL, from the coding sequence ATTAAGGCGTTATCAGTAAAAAAGTCAGGAAATTATGTTGACTGTACATTTGGAAGAGGTGGTCATTCCAAAAAGATTCTTTCATTGCTATCGACTGGAAAACTTACATCTTTTGATTTAGATCACGAATCAGAAAAATCAGCTGCTGAAATTAAAAATTCTAACTTCAATTTTTTCAGAGCGAATTTTTCTGAGGTTTCCAGTTTCTTTCAAAACTCATCTTTAGATGGTGCAATTATTGATTGCGGTGTTTCATCACCTCAAATTGATCAACCTGAAAGAGGTTTTAGCTTTCAAAAAGATGGACCACTAGATATGAGGTTTGGTGATTCAACCTCTAAAACATGTTATGACATTATTAACTTTTATTCAGAAAAAAACTTAGCAAAAATATTTAAACAATTTGGGGAGGAAAAGCAATCAAAAAAAATTGCAAAAGCAATATGCGTACAACGAGAGAAAAAGAAATTTGAGACAACAATGCAACTTGCAATTTTTATTAAGGAGATAAAAACAATAAAAGAAAAGAAAAATCCGGCTACAAAAGTTTTTCAGGCTTTAAGAATGGAGGTTAATTCTGAAATTGATAATCTTCACAAGTGTCTTATTTCACTAAAAAAACTTATGAAAAAAGGTGGAAAGATTATAGTTATTTCATTTCATTCTATTGAGGATAGGTTGGTCAAGAATTTATTTAAACACAAAGAAAAAATTCATGAAAAAAGTATCCCCATAAAAAATGACTCTTTACCTGAATTCAAAGTCAGTAAACTGATAGTTCCCTCAGATCAAGAAGTAGAAATGAATGTAAGGTCAAGAAGTGCTAGGATGAGGATAATTACAAAGCTATGA